The sequence GGTTTACTCCTGGCGACACAGGATTTGTGGTAGCAGACATCGGCCAGGCACGCGTGGGACTCATGATTTGCTTTGACTGGATCTTTCCCGAAGCCGCACGCACCCTTGCCTTGAAGGGCGCGGATGTTCTCTGTCACCCCGCCAATTTAGTGCTCCCTTATTGCCAGAACGCAATGACTACCCGCGCCCTGGAAAATGGGGTCTTTGCTGTAACCGCAAATCGCATTGGCTCCGAGGAGCGCGATGGACAGAGCTTGTGCTTCACCGGACGAAGCCAGATTGTGGACCCACGTGGCAGAGTGCTGGTGGCCGCGGGGGAGAGCGAGGAGACGGTAGGGATCGCAGAGATCGCGCCAGAGATGGCACGAGACAAGATGTTCACTGCGCGAAACCACCTCCTCAAGGACCGGCGCCCAGAAATGTACGAATTGCGTGGGTGAGAAGATGATCTTTGCGAGCATCAAGCGTTTGGCCAAGCACTCGGCCGTCTACGGCATAGGTTACATCATTTCCCGCTTCATGGCTTTCCTCCTTCTGCCCTTGTACACGCACTTCCTCAGTCGAGAGGAGATGGGCGTAACCACAATCATGTTCACCTATCTGGCCATTTTCACCATCCTCTACACCTATGGCCTGAACTCCGCCTTCCTCCGTTTCTACATTATGGAGGAAAGCGAGCAGGGGAAAAAGCGGATCTTTTCCACTGCTTTCCTAACCTCCCTCATCAGCAGCTTCTGCTTCTCCGCAGTGCTCTACGTGGCTGCTGCACCCGCGGCTGCGCTTCTCTTTAGCGCCGAATCCCACGCTACCGGCGCCCCTCTCACAACGATTGTGCGCTATGGAGCGGCAATTCTGTTCTGTGACTCGTTGGCCATTCTGCCCTTTCTGGTCCTGAGGGCAGAGGAACGATCGGGACGCTTTGTGTTGTTCAAGTCCTTCAACGTAGTCAGCAACATCGTGCTCAATGTGGTGTTGGTCGCCTTGATGGGGCGGAAGGTGGAAGGCGTGTTCTTGGCCAATGTGATCTCCTCCGCATTGACCCTGGCGGTGCTCATGCCCCTGGTGCTCAGTCGGATGCGGTTGACATACTCGCGCTCCGATTTGCGCGAGCTGCTTGCCTTTGGTCTGCCCTACATGCCCTCAACTCTCTCGGTGGTCATTCTGGACACCATCGATCGGCCGCTGCTGGAACGGTTGGCGGGGGTGGACGTGGCCGGCCTCTTTGGCGCAGGCGCGCGCATAGCCATCGTTATGAACTTGCTCGTCTCTGCGTTCAGCTTTGCATGGCACCCCTTTTTCCTTTCTACCGTCAAGGAGGAGAACGCCAAAGAGATCTTCTCCAAGGTGCTCACCTATCTGCTCGTCGTCTGTTGCTCGGTGTTCCTCGTGGTCTCGCTGCTTGTGGACCATCTGGTGCGACTGCGGTTGGGTGGATTTACTCTGTTTGAAGAAAAGTTCTGGGACTGCACCGCGGTGGTACCGGTGCTGATGTTGGCGTACATTCCGTACGCCGCGCACGTGAACTTCCTTATTGGCATCTACCTGGAAAAGAAGACGGGCTACTTGCCGCTTTCTACCGGCTTGGGCATGGCTGGTAACCTTGCCGCCAACTTTCTACTTATCCCGGCGATGGGAATGATGGGCGCAGCCTGGGCGCGAGTGATCGCCTACACCATCATGGCCTTGGTACTGTACCCCATCGGTCAGCGCTTGTACCCGGTGCCGTACGAGTTCGGCAGAATCGCCAAGTTGGCCGTGGTCGTGGCGGCAGTGTTCTTCGCGGGGACGAAGGTCCATGCCCCATGGCCGTTTCTCTATCACCTGCTCTTGCTGGCGTTGTTCCCGGTATTGCTAAAGTTGGTGGGGTTTTTCGACACTAGAGAGCTGGCCAAGTTGCGTTCTTTGTTGGGAGGCGCACGTCGTGTCATGCCTCGTGCTGGTGAACCAGTGGGTTGAGGGCATCAGCAATAACAAGCCCCCCTTGGGGTTGGGCTACCTGGTGGCCTACCTCAAACGCTATTTGGACTTTGACGACGTAGAGGTGGTCAATACTGGCAAGGGCGTGTTCGAACGGATTTGCGATGCCAACCCTCGAATTGTAGGCTTCACGGCCTATTCCGCCAACTATGCTGCAGTGTTGGGGCTGGCCAGGCAGGTGAAAAAGGAGCTGGGGGTAATAACATTGCTGGGCGGGCCCCATATCACCGCGCTCCCGCAGAGCCTCGACACGTGCGTGGACGTGGGAGTACTCGGGGAAGGGGAGGAGACACTCGTGGACCTGATGCGCCTGTTTCTTGAGCACGGGCGCCTGGAACCGACCCGTTTGGCAGAGGTGCCTGGCATTGTGTTTCATCGGGATGGGGGCGTGTGCATCACCGCGCCGCGGCAACCGATCTTTCCTCTGGATGCTATCCCGTTGCCGGACCGCGATGCGCTGGACATCGAGCGGTTTCTCAGACCCAGCCCAATCCTCATGAACAACCAGTACCTGCGCGGCACCACCATGCTCACCTCGCGGGGGTGCCCGTTCAAGTGCATCTACTGCCATGTCTCCGCCAAGTGGGGGAGGCCGCGATTCCACTCGCCGGAAAGGGTGGCCGAAGAGGTTGAGGTGCTGGTGAAGCGCTACGGGGTGGAGGGGATTTACATCGCTGATGACCTCTTCACCGCCAACGCGACCAGGATCAAGAAGATTATCAGCGGACTTGATGCACGTGGCGTGCTGGGCAGAGTTCGCTTCTTCGTTGACTTGCGCGCTAATCTGGTGACTGACCACGTGATGGGCTTGCTGCGTGACATGGGGGTGGTGAAAGTCTCTTTAGGGCTGGAATCCGGGTCGGATCGGGTGCTTTCCTATTTGAAAGGCGGCGATGTGACCGTGGCCCAAAACAGGCAGGCGGTAGCCATTGCAAACCGTCACGGCATTGGCTGTTACTGCTGCTTTATGCTGGGGGCCCCCCACGAAACGCGCGCGGACATTCGCCTCACGCAGGGGCTCATCAAGGAGATTCTCGATGCCCACCCCCAAAACTTTTGTCAGGTGTCGGTGACCACGCCTTTGCCCGGGACCGCCCTGTGGGAGTATGCGGTGGAGCGGGGCATTATTGGCCAAGAGGTGGACTGGAGCCAGTTCAGTCTCAACCCGGAGCTGAGCCTTCAGCCGGATTTCTACGTCAACGAGGAAATCCCGTTCGCTGAGTTTCAGCGATTGGTGCGGGAGACGATGGAGATCGCCGGCAGCCGACGTTTGCCGGCAATCCTGCGCCATCTTTCGCGCCACTATGTTGTGCAGGCGCTTCGGCGCCCTGACCTTGCACTTCGCATCGCACGCGACTATCTGAAGCATCGGAAGTAACATGCGCATCTACTTTTCTGGCTCAATTGCGGGGGGACGTCGAGACGCGGAAGTTTATGCCCAGATTGTTGCTTACCTGAAAAGTCGTGGGCACGAGGTTCTCACCGAGCACGTCGCCAACCCGGGCGTTCTGGAACTGGAGAGACATATGTCGCCGCGGGAGATTTTTCGGCGGGACATGGAGTGGCTGCACAACTGCGACGCAGTCGTGGCCGAGATCTCCAATCCTTCCTTGGGCGTAGGCTATGAGATCTGCCAAGCGACCCACTTGCGCAAGCCAGTGCTCTGCCTGCACCGGGAGGAGCTTTTCATTTCCCGGATCATCCTTGGCAACCCGTACCCGAGGCTGCGCGTTCGGGGTTACAGGAATCCGGCCGAACTCCTGGCCCACGTGGACAAGTTTCTCGGCGAGCTTCAGGTTCAAACCACTGGTGAGGGCAGGAAGTGCTGAAGGACAGGAATGCCGAAGGGTCATGGGGCGAGTAGTCCTGCACCTGGACATGGATGCCTTCTTCGCCGCCATCGAGCAGCGCGATCATCCTGAGCTGCAGGGGAAGCCGGTGGTGGTGGGCGCTGACCCCAAGGGCGGAAAGGGGCGAGGAGTCGTGTCGACCTGTAGCTACGAGGCGCGGGCGTTCGGGATCCGCTCTGCGATGCCCATCTCCCAGGCCTACCGCCTTTGCCCATGGGCCGTTTTCTTACCGGTGCGTGCCGAGCGTTACCTCGAGGTATCGGCAGAGGTCATGCGCATCCTTGGCCAGTTCAGCCCCCAGATTGAGCAGGTTTCCATAGATGAAGCTTTTGTCGACCTAACCGGGACCGAGCGCCTCCTAGGCCCGCCGCGGGAGGTGGGCGTGCGCATCAAACAAGAGGTGCACCGCCGGACCGGGCTGACCGCCTCCGTGGGTATCGCCCCGAACAAGTTCATCGCCAAGGTCGCCTCAGATCTGCGCAAACCCGATGGACTGGTTGTAGTCGAGGAAAGCGAGGTCACCGATTTTCTGTGGCCCTTGCCGGTGTCGAAGCTGTGGGGCGTTGGGGAGAAGACACTGCCCCAGCTTCAGCTCCTCGGCCTGCACACGATCGGGGATGTGGCAAAACAGACCCCGCAGTTCCTCCAGGCGAGATTCGGCGCGTTGGGGCTTCATTTGTGGCGCCTAGCCCAAGGAATTGATGAGCGGCCGGTGGTCCCGGTCACTGAGGCCAAGTCGCTGAGCAAGGAGACGACCTTCCCTGAGGATACGGACGACCTTGAGGTGCTTCATGGCACATTGGTGGCGTTGGCCGATGCTGTGGCGCGGGGGCTACGTCAGGAGA comes from candidate division KSB1 bacterium and encodes:
- a CDS encoding acyltransferase; amino-acid sequence: MRVAFVQMNCLFGLPNENLEKAEALISAHDADLFVLPELFSSGYLFRSAEEVAASAEEIPSGPTSRFLAALSAKKQCFIVAGVAEAAQGKVFNSALLVGPHGVLAVYRKTHLFLDEALWFTPGDTGFVVADIGQARVGLMICFDWIFPEAARTLALKGADVLCHPANLVLPYCQNAMTTRALENGVFAVTANRIGSEERDGQSLCFTGRSQIVDPRGRVLVAAGESEETVGIAEIAPEMARDKMFTARNHLLKDRRPEMYELRG
- a CDS encoding oligosaccharide flippase family protein, which codes for MIFASIKRLAKHSAVYGIGYIISRFMAFLLLPLYTHFLSREEMGVTTIMFTYLAIFTILYTYGLNSAFLRFYIMEESEQGKKRIFSTAFLTSLISSFCFSAVLYVAAAPAAALLFSAESHATGAPLTTIVRYGAAILFCDSLAILPFLVLRAEERSGRFVLFKSFNVVSNIVLNVVLVALMGRKVEGVFLANVISSALTLAVLMPLVLSRMRLTYSRSDLRELLAFGLPYMPSTLSVVILDTIDRPLLERLAGVDVAGLFGAGARIAIVMNLLVSAFSFAWHPFFLSTVKEENAKEIFSKVLTYLLVVCCSVFLVVSLLVDHLVRLRLGGFTLFEEKFWDCTAVVPVLMLAYIPYAAHVNFLIGIYLEKKTGYLPLSTGLGMAGNLAANFLLIPAMGMMGAAWARVIAYTIMALVLYPIGQRLYPVPYEFGRIAKLAVVVAAVFFAGTKVHAPWPFLYHLLLLALFPVLLKLVGFFDTRELAKLRSLLGGARRVMPRAGEPVG
- a CDS encoding B12-binding domain-containing radical SAM protein, which gives rise to MSCLVLVNQWVEGISNNKPPLGLGYLVAYLKRYLDFDDVEVVNTGKGVFERICDANPRIVGFTAYSANYAAVLGLARQVKKELGVITLLGGPHITALPQSLDTCVDVGVLGEGEETLVDLMRLFLEHGRLEPTRLAEVPGIVFHRDGGVCITAPRQPIFPLDAIPLPDRDALDIERFLRPSPILMNNQYLRGTTMLTSRGCPFKCIYCHVSAKWGRPRFHSPERVAEEVEVLVKRYGVEGIYIADDLFTANATRIKKIISGLDARGVLGRVRFFVDLRANLVTDHVMGLLRDMGVVKVSLGLESGSDRVLSYLKGGDVTVAQNRQAVAIANRHGIGCYCCFMLGAPHETRADIRLTQGLIKEILDAHPQNFCQVSVTTPLPGTALWEYAVERGIIGQEVDWSQFSLNPELSLQPDFYVNEEIPFAEFQRLVRETMEIAGSRRLPAILRHLSRHYVVQALRRPDLALRIARDYLKHRK
- a CDS encoding nucleoside 2-deoxyribosyltransferase encodes the protein MRIYFSGSIAGGRRDAEVYAQIVAYLKSRGHEVLTEHVANPGVLELERHMSPREIFRRDMEWLHNCDAVVAEISNPSLGVGYEICQATHLRKPVLCLHREELFISRIILGNPYPRLRVRGYRNPAELLAHVDKFLGELQVQTTGEGRKC
- a CDS encoding DNA polymerase IV codes for the protein MGRVVLHLDMDAFFAAIEQRDHPELQGKPVVVGADPKGGKGRGVVSTCSYEARAFGIRSAMPISQAYRLCPWAVFLPVRAERYLEVSAEVMRILGQFSPQIEQVSIDEAFVDLTGTERLLGPPREVGVRIKQEVHRRTGLTASVGIAPNKFIAKVASDLRKPDGLVVVEESEVTDFLWPLPVSKLWGVGEKTLPQLQLLGLHTIGDVAKQTPQFLQARFGALGLHLWRLAQGIDERPVVPVTEAKSLSKETTFPEDTDDLEVLHGTLVALADAVARGLRQEKVRGYTVTLKIRLEDFATFTRSRTLGQATDSSQTILTVGEELLRRFDRGHKKVRLLGIGVSGLVRDVEGQLALFDEPARSPIDEVMDRVRERFGEKAISRASAVLDSKRKGAHGKELQK